ATCGCCGAGTTCTCGGGGCTCGACCTGGAGACCACGATCCGCCGCCTCGCCCGCGCGGGGCTCGACTCCATCCCCGGCGGCGGCGCGGAGATCCTCGTCGACCGCGTGCGGCGCAAGCTCTCGCCGCTCAAGGACAGCGCGGACGAGTGGCTCGAGGTGATGGAAGTCGCCCACCGCCTCGGCCTGCGCACGACGGCCACGATGATGTTCGGCCACGTCGAGACGCCGGCCGAGATCGTCGAGCACCTGGAGCGCCTGCGCGCTCTGCAAGATCGCACCGGCGGCTTCACGGCCTTCATCCCCTGGACCTTCCAGCCGGACAACACGCACCTGCACACGCCGCGCGCGACGGCCGTGGAGTACCTGCGCGTGCTCGCGCTCAGCCGGCTCTACCTCGACAACTTCGCCAACCTCCAGCTCTCCTATGTGACGATGGGCGCCAAGATCGGCCAGATCGCCATGCGCTTCGGCGCGAACGACTTCGGCAGCCTGATGCTGGAGGAGAACGTGGTCAGCCAGGCCGGCGCCAGCTTCCTCATGGAGCGCAGCGAGATCG
This DNA window, taken from bacterium, encodes the following:
- a CDS encoding dehypoxanthine futalosine cyclase, with the protein product IAEFSGLDLETTIRRLARAGLDSIPGGGAEILVDRVRRKLSPLKDSADEWLEVMEVAHRLGLRTTATMMFGHVETPAEIVEHLERLRALQDRTGGFTAFIPWTFQPDNTHLHTPRATAVEYLRVLALSRLYLDNFANLQLSYVTMGAKIGQIAMRFGANDFGSLMLEENVVSQAGASFLMERSEIERLIRDAGFTPVLRNQRYEVLAVL